A stretch of Bos taurus isolate L1 Dominette 01449 registration number 42190680 breed Hereford chromosome 5, ARS-UCD2.0, whole genome shotgun sequence DNA encodes these proteins:
- the LOC101905165 gene encoding killer cell lectin-like receptor 2 isoform X2, whose product MKNRKESYSEPSLVKDTKRQQMRDSPSAREKLIVVILGIVCFVLMYTIVRVITSIPRTQISEQNKSSLVTKLQKVKVFQGGLPEPPLDNGTQENSASKIMTFKKKPLNRGEKCKSKWSCCGQKCYYFLDELKNFEESKKSCKEMDSTLLKIEDKEELNFIQSRLSYYFYWIGLSRKGTRNQWTWEDKSMPFLKSSQV is encoded by the exons ATGAAGAACCGAAAGGAAAGCTACTCAGAACCGAGTCTGGTTAAGGACACCAAGAGACAGCAAATGAGAG ATTCACCATCAGCTCGAGAGAAGCTCATTGTTGTGATCCTGGGAATCGTCTGTTTTGTCTTGATGTATACTATAGTGAGAGTGATAACTTCTATTCCAC gtACCCAAATATCAGAACAGAATAAGTCCTCTCTGGTAACAAAGCTCCAGAAAG TAAAAGTTTTCCAGGGTGGATTACCAGAGCCTCCATTGGACAATGGAACGCAAGAAAATTCTGCATCTAAAATCATGACTTTCAAAAAGAAACCACTTAATAGAG gAGAGAAATGTAAAAGTAAATGGTCGTGTTGTGGACAGAAATGTTACTATTTTTTGGATGAATTGAAGAActttgaagaaagtaaaaaaagctGCAAGGAAATGGACTCCACACTTCTTAAGATAGAAGATAAGGAAGAACTG AACTTCATTCAAAGCAGACTATCATACTATTTCTATTGGATTGGATTATCTCgtaaaggaaccagaaatcaatggacatgggaaGATAAGTcaatgccttttctaaaatc